The following coding sequences are from one Haliotis asinina isolate JCU_RB_2024 chromosome 3, JCU_Hal_asi_v2, whole genome shotgun sequence window:
- the LOC137277988 gene encoding elongation factor 1-alpha 1-like isoform X1 — MTFHAHDRQTARQSRPPSRLASSERHHPVYKCLAVPDTMVKEKTHISIVVIGHVDSGKSTTTGHLIYKCGGIDKRTIEKYEKEAQEMGKGSFKYAWVLDKLKAERERGITIDIALWKFETTKFYITIIDAPGHRDFIKNMITGTSQADCAVLIVASSTGEFEAGISKSGQTREHALLAYTLGVKQIIVGVNKIDNTEPPYSEKRFLEIVTEVKTYLKKVGFDPKSVPIIPISGWHGDNMLEESSNMPWYKGWSTEKASGKTLFEALDNITPPTRPIKKPLRLPLQDVYKIGGIGTVPVGRVETGVLKPGMVVTFVPVNITTEVKTVEMHHESLSEALPGDNVGFNVKNVSVKELRRGNVTGNSKDNPPYEAQCFDAQVIILNHPGQISVGYSPVLDCHTAHIACKFAELKEKVDRRNGKKLEDNPKFLKSGDAGIVNLIPSKPMCVEPFSDFAPLGRFAVRDMRQTVAVGIIKDVTKKKASTGKVTKAAKKAL, encoded by the exons ATGACGTTTCATGCACACGATCGTCAGACCGCCAGACAGTCAAGACCACCAAGCAGACTTGCTTCTTCTGAAAGACATCACCCGGTGTATAAG TGTCTTGCAGTACCAGACACGATGGTGAAGGAAAAGACTCACATCAGTATCGTTGTGATCGGCCATGTTGACTCGGGGAAGTCAACAACAACTGGTCATCTCATCTACAAGTGTGGAGGAATTGACAAGAGGACAATTGAGAAGTATGAGAAGGAAGCCCAAGAG ATGGGCAAGGGTTCCTTCAAGTACGCCTGGGTTCTGGACAAACTGAAGGCCGAGAGAGAAAGAGGCATTACTATCGACATTGCTCTCTGGAAGTTTGAGACAACGAAGTTCTATATTACCATCATAGACGCTCCAGGCCATAGAGACTTCATCAAGAACATGATTACTGGAACCTCACAG GCCGATTGTGCTGTACTCATAGTGGCGTCGAGCACTGGAGAGTTTGAAGCTGGAATATCCAAGAGTGGCCAAACAAGAGAGCATGCCCTGCTTGCCTACACGTTGGGTGTGAAACAAATTATTGTTGGCGTTAACAAGATCGACAATACGGAACCACCCTACTCTGAAAAGAGGTTCCTGGAAATTGTCACCGAAGTTAAAACCTACTTGAAGAAAGTTGGCTTTGATCCTAAATCTGTGCCAATTATTCCTATCTCTGGTTGGCATGGGGATAACATGCTTGAGGAAAGTTCAAACATGCCTTGGTATAAAGGATGGTCAACTGAAAAGGCTTCAGGTAAAACACTTTTCGAGGCACTTGATAACATCACTCCTCCCACAAGACCAATTAAGAAGCCTCTGCGACTTCCCCTTCAGGACGTTTACAAGATAGGAG GAATTGGAACAGTACCAGTGGGCAGGGTGGAAACGGGAGTTCTGAAGCCAGGAATGGTCGTTACATTTGTCCCTGTCAACATTACTACAGAG gTAAAGACAGTGGAGATGCACCACGAGTCACTTTCTGAAGCCTTACCTGGAGACAACGTCGGTTTCAACGTCAAGAACGTCTCCGTCAAGGAATTACGACGTGGGAACGTTACAGGAAACAGCAAAGATAACCCGCCATACGAAGCGCAGTGTTTCGATGCTCAA GTGATTATCCTGAACCATCCCGGTCAGATCTCTGTCGGATACTCTCCAGTGTTGGACTGCCACACTGCACACATTGCGTGTAAGTTCGCGGAACTCAAGGAAAAAGTGGACCGTAGAAATGGCAAGAAGTTGGAAGACAATCCCAAGTTCTTGAAGTCTGGGGACGCTGGCATTGTAAATCTGATTCCATCTAAACCAATGTGCGTGGAACCATTTTCCGACTTTGCTCCACTCGGAAGATTTGCCGTCCGCGACATGCGACAGACGGTGGCCGTCGGGATCATTAAGGACGTGACCAAGAAGAAAGCAAGCACAGGAAAAGTGACCAAGGCTGCAAAGAAAGCACTTTAA
- the LOC137277988 gene encoding elongation factor 1-alpha 1-like isoform X2: MVKEKTHISIVVIGHVDSGKSTTTGHLIYKCGGIDKRTIEKYEKEAQEMGKGSFKYAWVLDKLKAERERGITIDIALWKFETTKFYITIIDAPGHRDFIKNMITGTSQADCAVLIVASSTGEFEAGISKSGQTREHALLAYTLGVKQIIVGVNKIDNTEPPYSEKRFLEIVTEVKTYLKKVGFDPKSVPIIPISGWHGDNMLEESSNMPWYKGWSTEKASGKTLFEALDNITPPTRPIKKPLRLPLQDVYKIGGIGTVPVGRVETGVLKPGMVVTFVPVNITTEVKTVEMHHESLSEALPGDNVGFNVKNVSVKELRRGNVTGNSKDNPPYEAQCFDAQVIILNHPGQISVGYSPVLDCHTAHIACKFAELKEKVDRRNGKKLEDNPKFLKSGDAGIVNLIPSKPMCVEPFSDFAPLGRFAVRDMRQTVAVGIIKDVTKKKASTGKVTKAAKKAL; this comes from the exons ATGGTGAAGGAAAAGACTCACATCAGTATCGTTGTGATCGGCCATGTTGACTCGGGGAAGTCAACAACAACTGGTCATCTCATCTACAAGTGTGGAGGAATTGACAAGAGGACAATTGAGAAGTATGAGAAGGAAGCCCAAGAG ATGGGCAAGGGTTCCTTCAAGTACGCCTGGGTTCTGGACAAACTGAAGGCCGAGAGAGAAAGAGGCATTACTATCGACATTGCTCTCTGGAAGTTTGAGACAACGAAGTTCTATATTACCATCATAGACGCTCCAGGCCATAGAGACTTCATCAAGAACATGATTACTGGAACCTCACAG GCCGATTGTGCTGTACTCATAGTGGCGTCGAGCACTGGAGAGTTTGAAGCTGGAATATCCAAGAGTGGCCAAACAAGAGAGCATGCCCTGCTTGCCTACACGTTGGGTGTGAAACAAATTATTGTTGGCGTTAACAAGATCGACAATACGGAACCACCCTACTCTGAAAAGAGGTTCCTGGAAATTGTCACCGAAGTTAAAACCTACTTGAAGAAAGTTGGCTTTGATCCTAAATCTGTGCCAATTATTCCTATCTCTGGTTGGCATGGGGATAACATGCTTGAGGAAAGTTCAAACATGCCTTGGTATAAAGGATGGTCAACTGAAAAGGCTTCAGGTAAAACACTTTTCGAGGCACTTGATAACATCACTCCTCCCACAAGACCAATTAAGAAGCCTCTGCGACTTCCCCTTCAGGACGTTTACAAGATAGGAG GAATTGGAACAGTACCAGTGGGCAGGGTGGAAACGGGAGTTCTGAAGCCAGGAATGGTCGTTACATTTGTCCCTGTCAACATTACTACAGAG gTAAAGACAGTGGAGATGCACCACGAGTCACTTTCTGAAGCCTTACCTGGAGACAACGTCGGTTTCAACGTCAAGAACGTCTCCGTCAAGGAATTACGACGTGGGAACGTTACAGGAAACAGCAAAGATAACCCGCCATACGAAGCGCAGTGTTTCGATGCTCAA GTGATTATCCTGAACCATCCCGGTCAGATCTCTGTCGGATACTCTCCAGTGTTGGACTGCCACACTGCACACATTGCGTGTAAGTTCGCGGAACTCAAGGAAAAAGTGGACCGTAGAAATGGCAAGAAGTTGGAAGACAATCCCAAGTTCTTGAAGTCTGGGGACGCTGGCATTGTAAATCTGATTCCATCTAAACCAATGTGCGTGGAACCATTTTCCGACTTTGCTCCACTCGGAAGATTTGCCGTCCGCGACATGCGACAGACGGTGGCCGTCGGGATCATTAAGGACGTGACCAAGAAGAAAGCAAGCACAGGAAAAGTGACCAAGGCTGCAAAGAAAGCACTTTAA